A genome region from Populus alba chromosome 3, ASM523922v2, whole genome shotgun sequence includes the following:
- the LOC118037949 gene encoding MMS19 nucleotide excision repair protein homolog isoform X3 has product MILSLYQADWRALRGALVGCLALVKRKSGGMVISSDAKGVAESFLQNLQVQSLGQHDRKLCFELMECLLEHYPHAVASLGDDLIYGICEAIDGEKDPQCLMLAFHIMEVLVRVFPDPCGPIESFASDLFGILSSYFPIHFTHPKAEEDVEVKRDDLSRALMLALSSSPLFEPSVIPLLLEKLSSSLSSAKVDSLKYLSYCTSKYGAERIAKHAGAIWSSLKDAIFTSGQSFVLSFTPESLGGLGCQENEIAAEALALLEKVVIQNNDLFSSMIVGDEEINMVLNSITGCQSYNEIPLQSTQKLYSVGRILYVSVKASVASCSRIFQYFFSCLMESMGLPVVNGSGTCSFNDDCMISKRPDHGSLYLCVELLGACRDLAISSGDLASQCVSANETWCCLLQRFSTSLSKIFSSTLATTTDKPAHDADVYLGVKGLQILATFPGGYLLVSKSTCESILMTFVSIITVDFNKTLLWKLSVKALVQIGLFIHGSNESEKSMSYMDIVVQKIVSMISSDNHDIPFQLQLEAISDIGTSGLQYMLKIVTGLQEVICANLAEVYVQGNVKSAKVIIHLLECYSNELLPWIQKYEVFEEVLLQFVVCIWNQIENCMAFPDGIFEKELLDATMKVMKLVVASCSVESQNIIIDKAYAVLSSSTFLSMKDSLSSLQAQLEELEDTQETDKFSSRDEWIHSLFTSVIIALRPQTRIPNIRTVLHFLMIVFLKGYVTAAQALGSLVNKLDLKTSGTEHSGGCTFEEAMDIIFGKNLSSSDHVPAGRSGITGYWSETGLTSLCLGAADSGLLKIRSIDGLAWIGKGLLMRGHEKVKDITIVFLECLQSNGRMGALPLEENNCNWDMRLSAMKCAADAFQVLMSDSEPCLNRKFHAIIRPLYKQRFFSTIMPILQSLIIQSDSLLSRSMLYRAFANVVIGTPLIVILNDAKKLIPMVLDSLKLLSKDVLDKDIMYSLLLVLSGILTDKNGQEGVIENAHIIINYLIGCVTYPHTMLVRETTIQCLVAMSELPHTRIYPMRIQVLQAVSKALDDPKRAVRQEAVRCRQAWSVI; this is encoded by the exons atgATATTATCCTTATATCAGGCAGATTGGAGAGCTTTACGTGGTGCACTTGTTGGTTGTTTGGCATTGGTGAAAAGGAAAAGTGGTGGTATGGTCATTAGCAGTGATGCTAAAGGAGTTGCAGAGTCTTTTTTGCAAAACTTGCAGGTTCAGTCTTTAGGACAACATGACAGGAAG CTTTGCTTTGAACTTATGGAATGTCTGCTAGAACACTATCCCCACGCTGTTGCTTCTCTG GGTGATGATCTTATTTATGGAATTTGTGAAGCTATTGATGGAGAAAAGGATCCTCAATGCCTAATGCTAGCATTTCACATCATGGAGGTTCTAGTGCGAGTGTTTCCTGATCCTTGTGGTCCCATAGAAAGTTTTGCTAGCGATCTATTTGGCATTTTGAGCAGTTACTTTCCCATTCATTTTACACAT CCAAAAGCTGAAGAGGATGTTGAGGTGAAAAGGGATGATCTTTCAAGGGCATTAATG CTTGCACTATCATCCTCACCTCTTTTCGAGCCATCTGTCATTCCGTTGCTTCTTGAGAAACTTTCTTCCTCCCTATCATCCGCGAAG GTTGATTCATTAAAGTACCTTAGCTATTGCACATCAAAGTATGGAGCAGAAAGAATCGCAAAACATGCTGGAGCTATTTGGTCTTCACTGAAAGATGCAATATTTACTTCAGGACAATCATTTGTGTTATCCTTTACCCCAGAATCCCTAGGTGGTCTAGGCTGTCAGGAGAATGAAATAGCAGCTGAAGCACTGGCTCTACTGGAAAAGGTTGTTATCCAAAATAATGATTTGTTCTCAAGTATGATTGTTGGTGATGAAGAAATAAATATGGTTTTGAATTCCATCACTGGCTGCCAGAGTTACAATGAAATTCCCTTGCAAAGCACACAGAAACTGTATTCAGTCGGTCGTATCCTTTATGTTTCTGTGAAGGCATCTGTTGCTTCCTGCAGtagaatttttcaatatttcttCTCCTGCTTGATGGAGAGCATGGGGCTTCCAGTTGTGAATGGATCTGGGACTTGCTCTTTTAATGATGACTGCATGATCTCCAAAAGACCTGATCACGGATCTCTTTATCTCTGTGTTGAACTTCTTGGAGCATGCAGGGATTTGGCCATCAGTTCCGGTGATCTTGCATCACAATGTGTTTCTGCAAATGAGACATGGTGCTGCTTGCTTCAGAGATTTTCTACCTCTTTAAGCAAGATTTTCAGTTCAACCCTGGCAACAACTACAGACAAGCCTGCTCATGACGCGGATGTGTATCTTGGAG TGAAGGGTTTGCAAATTCTAGCTACATTCCCTGGAGGCTATTTACTAGTATCAAAATCTACTTGTGAAAGTATTTTGATGACCTTTGTATCTATTATCACTGTTGATTTCAACAAGACATTGTTGTGGAAACTGTCGGTGAAGGCACTGGTTCAGATTGGCTTGTTTATTCATGGTAGTAACGAGTCTGAGAAGTCAATGAGCTATATGGATATTGTTGTTCAGAAGATTGTTTCAATGATATCATCTGATAATCATGATATACCATTTCAACTCCAACTGGAAGCCATCTCTGACATTGGCACAAGTGGGCTTCAATATATGCTGAAAATTGTTACTGGATTGCAAGAAGTTATATGTGCCAATCTAGCTGAGGTTTAT GTTCAAGGAAATGTGAAATCAGCAAAGGTCATAATTCATCTTTTGGAATGTTATTCAAATGAGTTGCTTCCATG GATTCAGAAATATGAAGTTTTCGAGGAAGTCTTGCTCCAATTTGTTGTCTGCATATGGAACCAAATAGAAAATTGCATGGCCTTTCCTGATGGAATCTTTGAAAAA GAGCTTCTTGATGCTACAATGAAAGTGATGAAGCTTGTTGTTGCTTCTTGTTCAGTGGAAAGCCAGAACATAATAATTGATAAAGCTTATGCTGTACTCTCATCGAGCACTTTCTTATCAATGAAGGATTCCTTGTCCTCTCTTCAAGCTCAACTAGAAGAGTTAGAAGATACTCAAGAAACGGACAAATTTTCCAGTAGAGATGAGTggattcattctttatttacaTCAGTAATTATAGCACTTCGTCCTCAAACACGCATTCCGAATATAAGAACAGTACTGCATTTTCTCATGATTGTGTTCCTTAAGGGCTATGTTACGGCTGCTCAGGCGTTAGGTTCTCTAGTTAACAAATTGGATCTAAAGACTAGTGGAACAGAGCATTCAGGTGGTTGTACCTTTGAAGAAGCAATGGATATAATCTTCGgtaaaaatttaagttcttCTGACCATGTTCCTGCTGGGAGATCTGGTATCACAGGCTACTGGAGTGAGACAGGTCTCACTAGCTTATGCCTTGGTGCTGCAGACAGTGGTTTGCTTAAAATTCGTTCCATTGATGGGTTGGCATGGATTGGGAAAGGTTTGCTTATGCGTGGACATGAAAAGGTTAAAGACATAACTATAGTTTTTTTAGAGTGCCTGCAATCAAATGGCAGAATGGGTGCCTTGCCATTGGAAGAAAATAATTGCAACTGGGATATGCGCCTGTCTGCAATGAAATGTGCAGCAGATGCATTTCAGGTTCTTATGAGTGATTCTGAGCCTTGCTTAAACCGCAAATTTCATGCAATAATACGACCACTTTATAAGCAACGATTTTTCTCCACCATAATGCCCATCCTGCAGTCTTTGATAATTCAGTCTGACTCATTACTCTCAAG ATCTATGCTGTATCGGGCTTTTGCAAATGTTGTAATTGGCACCCCATTGATTGTTATCTTGAATGATGCAAAAAAG TTAATTCCAATGGTGCTGGATAGCTTAAAGTTGTTGAGCAAGGATGTTTTGGATAAAGATATAATGTACAGCCTTCTGCTAGTCCTGTCAGGCATTTTGACAGATAAAAATG GACAAGAAGGCGTAATAGAGAATGCTCATATTATCATCAATTACCTCATTGGGTGTGTCACCTACCCTCATACGATG CTTGTCCGAGAGACAACAATTCAATGTCTTGTTGCCATGTCAGAGTTGCCTCACACAAGGATTTACCCCATGCGAATCCAG GTGTTGCAAGCTGTATCAAAAGCTCTTGATGATCCAAAGAGGGCTGTTCGTCAAGAAGCTGTTAGATGTCGGCAAGCGTGGTCAGTGATTTAG
- the LOC118037949 gene encoding MMS19 nucleotide excision repair protein homolog isoform X1: protein MAEPSQLTQHIESFVDSSRSSTQQAASLDAIVSFVKNDVVTISSLVREMEMYLTTTDSIIRARGILLLGEALKCLSSKPLDAATIHSMTSFFKERLADWRALRGALVGCLALVKRKSGGMVISSDAKGVAESFLQNLQVQSLGQHDRKLCFELMECLLEHYPHAVASLGDDLIYGICEAIDGEKDPQCLMLAFHIMEVLVRVFPDPCGPIESFASDLFGILSSYFPIHFTHPKAEEDVEVKRDDLSRALMLALSSSPLFEPSVIPLLLEKLSSSLSSAKVDSLKYLSYCTSKYGAERIAKHAGAIWSSLKDAIFTSGQSFVLSFTPESLGGLGCQENEIAAEALALLEKVVIQNNDLFSSMIVGDEEINMVLNSITGCQSYNEIPLQSTQKLYSVGRILYVSVKASVASCSRIFQYFFSCLMESMGLPVVNGSGTCSFNDDCMISKRPDHGSLYLCVELLGACRDLAISSGDLASQCVSANETWCCLLQRFSTSLSKIFSSTLATTTDKPAHDADVYLGVKGLQILATFPGGYLLVSKSTCESILMTFVSIITVDFNKTLLWKLSVKALVQIGLFIHGSNESEKSMSYMDIVVQKIVSMISSDNHDIPFQLQLEAISDIGTSGLQYMLKIVTGLQEVICANLAEVYVQGNVKSAKVIIHLLECYSNELLPWIQKYEVFEEVLLQFVVCIWNQIENCMAFPDGIFEKELLDATMKVMKLVVASCSVESQNIIIDKAYAVLSSSTFLSMKDSLSSLQAQLEELEDTQETDKFSSRDEWIHSLFTSVIIALRPQTRIPNIRTVLHFLMIVFLKGYVTAAQALGSLVNKLDLKTSGTEHSGGCTFEEAMDIIFGKNLSSSDHVPAGRSGITGYWSETGLTSLCLGAADSGLLKIRSIDGLAWIGKGLLMRGHEKVKDITIVFLECLQSNGRMGALPLEENNCNWDMRLSAMKCAADAFQVLMSDSEPCLNRKFHAIIRPLYKQRFFSTIMPILQSLIIQSDSLLSRSMLYRAFANVVIGTPLIVILNDAKKLIPMVLDSLKLLSKDVLDKDIMYSLLLVLSGILTDKNGQEGVIENAHIIINYLIGCVTYPHTMLVRETTIQCLVAMSELPHTRIYPMRIQVLQAVSKALDDPKRAVRQEAVRCRQAWSVI, encoded by the exons ATGGCAGAACCGAGTCAGCTGACTCAGCATATTGAATCTTTTGTTGACTCATCACGCTCCTCTACTCAGCAG GCTGCAAGTTTGGATGCAATAGTTTCCTTCGTGAAGAATGATGTAGTAACTATATCATCACTG gttagggagatGGAGATGTATCTGACTACAACAGATAGCATAATCCGTGCACGAG GCATCCTTCTGCTTGGAGAAGCACTTAAATGTCTTTCATCAAAGCCGCTGGATGCTGCTACTATTCATAGCATGACGTCTTTCTTCAAAGAGCGACTG GCAGATTGGAGAGCTTTACGTGGTGCACTTGTTGGTTGTTTGGCATTGGTGAAAAGGAAAAGTGGTGGTATGGTCATTAGCAGTGATGCTAAAGGAGTTGCAGAGTCTTTTTTGCAAAACTTGCAGGTTCAGTCTTTAGGACAACATGACAGGAAG CTTTGCTTTGAACTTATGGAATGTCTGCTAGAACACTATCCCCACGCTGTTGCTTCTCTG GGTGATGATCTTATTTATGGAATTTGTGAAGCTATTGATGGAGAAAAGGATCCTCAATGCCTAATGCTAGCATTTCACATCATGGAGGTTCTAGTGCGAGTGTTTCCTGATCCTTGTGGTCCCATAGAAAGTTTTGCTAGCGATCTATTTGGCATTTTGAGCAGTTACTTTCCCATTCATTTTACACAT CCAAAAGCTGAAGAGGATGTTGAGGTGAAAAGGGATGATCTTTCAAGGGCATTAATG CTTGCACTATCATCCTCACCTCTTTTCGAGCCATCTGTCATTCCGTTGCTTCTTGAGAAACTTTCTTCCTCCCTATCATCCGCGAAG GTTGATTCATTAAAGTACCTTAGCTATTGCACATCAAAGTATGGAGCAGAAAGAATCGCAAAACATGCTGGAGCTATTTGGTCTTCACTGAAAGATGCAATATTTACTTCAGGACAATCATTTGTGTTATCCTTTACCCCAGAATCCCTAGGTGGTCTAGGCTGTCAGGAGAATGAAATAGCAGCTGAAGCACTGGCTCTACTGGAAAAGGTTGTTATCCAAAATAATGATTTGTTCTCAAGTATGATTGTTGGTGATGAAGAAATAAATATGGTTTTGAATTCCATCACTGGCTGCCAGAGTTACAATGAAATTCCCTTGCAAAGCACACAGAAACTGTATTCAGTCGGTCGTATCCTTTATGTTTCTGTGAAGGCATCTGTTGCTTCCTGCAGtagaatttttcaatatttcttCTCCTGCTTGATGGAGAGCATGGGGCTTCCAGTTGTGAATGGATCTGGGACTTGCTCTTTTAATGATGACTGCATGATCTCCAAAAGACCTGATCACGGATCTCTTTATCTCTGTGTTGAACTTCTTGGAGCATGCAGGGATTTGGCCATCAGTTCCGGTGATCTTGCATCACAATGTGTTTCTGCAAATGAGACATGGTGCTGCTTGCTTCAGAGATTTTCTACCTCTTTAAGCAAGATTTTCAGTTCAACCCTGGCAACAACTACAGACAAGCCTGCTCATGACGCGGATGTGTATCTTGGAG TGAAGGGTTTGCAAATTCTAGCTACATTCCCTGGAGGCTATTTACTAGTATCAAAATCTACTTGTGAAAGTATTTTGATGACCTTTGTATCTATTATCACTGTTGATTTCAACAAGACATTGTTGTGGAAACTGTCGGTGAAGGCACTGGTTCAGATTGGCTTGTTTATTCATGGTAGTAACGAGTCTGAGAAGTCAATGAGCTATATGGATATTGTTGTTCAGAAGATTGTTTCAATGATATCATCTGATAATCATGATATACCATTTCAACTCCAACTGGAAGCCATCTCTGACATTGGCACAAGTGGGCTTCAATATATGCTGAAAATTGTTACTGGATTGCAAGAAGTTATATGTGCCAATCTAGCTGAGGTTTAT GTTCAAGGAAATGTGAAATCAGCAAAGGTCATAATTCATCTTTTGGAATGTTATTCAAATGAGTTGCTTCCATG GATTCAGAAATATGAAGTTTTCGAGGAAGTCTTGCTCCAATTTGTTGTCTGCATATGGAACCAAATAGAAAATTGCATGGCCTTTCCTGATGGAATCTTTGAAAAA GAGCTTCTTGATGCTACAATGAAAGTGATGAAGCTTGTTGTTGCTTCTTGTTCAGTGGAAAGCCAGAACATAATAATTGATAAAGCTTATGCTGTACTCTCATCGAGCACTTTCTTATCAATGAAGGATTCCTTGTCCTCTCTTCAAGCTCAACTAGAAGAGTTAGAAGATACTCAAGAAACGGACAAATTTTCCAGTAGAGATGAGTggattcattctttatttacaTCAGTAATTATAGCACTTCGTCCTCAAACACGCATTCCGAATATAAGAACAGTACTGCATTTTCTCATGATTGTGTTCCTTAAGGGCTATGTTACGGCTGCTCAGGCGTTAGGTTCTCTAGTTAACAAATTGGATCTAAAGACTAGTGGAACAGAGCATTCAGGTGGTTGTACCTTTGAAGAAGCAATGGATATAATCTTCGgtaaaaatttaagttcttCTGACCATGTTCCTGCTGGGAGATCTGGTATCACAGGCTACTGGAGTGAGACAGGTCTCACTAGCTTATGCCTTGGTGCTGCAGACAGTGGTTTGCTTAAAATTCGTTCCATTGATGGGTTGGCATGGATTGGGAAAGGTTTGCTTATGCGTGGACATGAAAAGGTTAAAGACATAACTATAGTTTTTTTAGAGTGCCTGCAATCAAATGGCAGAATGGGTGCCTTGCCATTGGAAGAAAATAATTGCAACTGGGATATGCGCCTGTCTGCAATGAAATGTGCAGCAGATGCATTTCAGGTTCTTATGAGTGATTCTGAGCCTTGCTTAAACCGCAAATTTCATGCAATAATACGACCACTTTATAAGCAACGATTTTTCTCCACCATAATGCCCATCCTGCAGTCTTTGATAATTCAGTCTGACTCATTACTCTCAAG ATCTATGCTGTATCGGGCTTTTGCAAATGTTGTAATTGGCACCCCATTGATTGTTATCTTGAATGATGCAAAAAAG TTAATTCCAATGGTGCTGGATAGCTTAAAGTTGTTGAGCAAGGATGTTTTGGATAAAGATATAATGTACAGCCTTCTGCTAGTCCTGTCAGGCATTTTGACAGATAAAAATG GACAAGAAGGCGTAATAGAGAATGCTCATATTATCATCAATTACCTCATTGGGTGTGTCACCTACCCTCATACGATG CTTGTCCGAGAGACAACAATTCAATGTCTTGTTGCCATGTCAGAGTTGCCTCACACAAGGATTTACCCCATGCGAATCCAG GTGTTGCAAGCTGTATCAAAAGCTCTTGATGATCCAAAGAGGGCTGTTCGTCAAGAAGCTGTTAGATGTCGGCAAGCGTGGTCAGTGATTTAG
- the LOC118037949 gene encoding MMS19 nucleotide excision repair protein homolog isoform X2, with translation MAEPSQLTQHIESFVDSSRSSTQQAASLDAIVSFVKNDVVTISSLVREMEMYLTTTDSIIRARGILLLGEALKCLSSKPLDAATIHSMTSFFKERLADWRALRGALVGCLALVKRKSGGMVISSDAKGVAESFLQNLQVQSLGQHDRKLCFELMECLLEHYPHAVASLGDDLIYGICEAIDGEKDPQCLMLAFHIMEVLVRVFPDPCGPIESFASDLFGILSSYFPIHFTHPKAEEDVEVKRDDLSRALMLALSSSPLFEPSVIPLLLEKLSSSLSSAKVDSLKYLSYCTSKYGAERIAKHAGAIWSSLKDAIFTSGQSFVLSFTPESLGGLGCQENEIAAEALALLEKVVIQNNDLFSSMIVGDEEINMVLNSITGCQSYNEIPLQSTQKLYSVGRILYVSVKASVASCSRIFQYFFSCLMESMGLPVVNGSGTCSFNDDCMISKRPDHGSLYLCVELLGACRDLAISSGDLASQCVSANETWCCLLQRFSTSLSKIFSSTLATTTDKPAHDADVYLGVKGLQILATFPGGYLLVSKSTCESILMTFVSIITVDFNKTLLWKLSVKALVQIGLFIHGSNESEKSMSYMDIVVQKIVSMISSDNHDIPFQLQLEAISDIGTSGLQYMLKIVTGLQEVICANLAEVYVQGNVKSAKVIIHLLECYSNELLPWIQKYEVFEEVLLQFVVCIWNQIENCMAFPDGIFEKELLDATMKVMKLVVASCSVESQNIIIDKAYAVLSSSTFLSMKDSLSSLQAQLEELEDTQETDKFSSRDEWIHSLFTSVIIALRPQTRIPNIRTVLHFLMIVFLKGYVTAAQALGSLVNKLDLKTSGTEHSGGCTFEEAMDIIFDSGLLKIRSIDGLAWIGKGLLMRGHEKVKDITIVFLECLQSNGRMGALPLEENNCNWDMRLSAMKCAADAFQVLMSDSEPCLNRKFHAIIRPLYKQRFFSTIMPILQSLIIQSDSLLSRSMLYRAFANVVIGTPLIVILNDAKKLIPMVLDSLKLLSKDVLDKDIMYSLLLVLSGILTDKNGQEGVIENAHIIINYLIGCVTYPHTMLVRETTIQCLVAMSELPHTRIYPMRIQVLQAVSKALDDPKRAVRQEAVRCRQAWSVI, from the exons ATGGCAGAACCGAGTCAGCTGACTCAGCATATTGAATCTTTTGTTGACTCATCACGCTCCTCTACTCAGCAG GCTGCAAGTTTGGATGCAATAGTTTCCTTCGTGAAGAATGATGTAGTAACTATATCATCACTG gttagggagatGGAGATGTATCTGACTACAACAGATAGCATAATCCGTGCACGAG GCATCCTTCTGCTTGGAGAAGCACTTAAATGTCTTTCATCAAAGCCGCTGGATGCTGCTACTATTCATAGCATGACGTCTTTCTTCAAAGAGCGACTG GCAGATTGGAGAGCTTTACGTGGTGCACTTGTTGGTTGTTTGGCATTGGTGAAAAGGAAAAGTGGTGGTATGGTCATTAGCAGTGATGCTAAAGGAGTTGCAGAGTCTTTTTTGCAAAACTTGCAGGTTCAGTCTTTAGGACAACATGACAGGAAG CTTTGCTTTGAACTTATGGAATGTCTGCTAGAACACTATCCCCACGCTGTTGCTTCTCTG GGTGATGATCTTATTTATGGAATTTGTGAAGCTATTGATGGAGAAAAGGATCCTCAATGCCTAATGCTAGCATTTCACATCATGGAGGTTCTAGTGCGAGTGTTTCCTGATCCTTGTGGTCCCATAGAAAGTTTTGCTAGCGATCTATTTGGCATTTTGAGCAGTTACTTTCCCATTCATTTTACACAT CCAAAAGCTGAAGAGGATGTTGAGGTGAAAAGGGATGATCTTTCAAGGGCATTAATG CTTGCACTATCATCCTCACCTCTTTTCGAGCCATCTGTCATTCCGTTGCTTCTTGAGAAACTTTCTTCCTCCCTATCATCCGCGAAG GTTGATTCATTAAAGTACCTTAGCTATTGCACATCAAAGTATGGAGCAGAAAGAATCGCAAAACATGCTGGAGCTATTTGGTCTTCACTGAAAGATGCAATATTTACTTCAGGACAATCATTTGTGTTATCCTTTACCCCAGAATCCCTAGGTGGTCTAGGCTGTCAGGAGAATGAAATAGCAGCTGAAGCACTGGCTCTACTGGAAAAGGTTGTTATCCAAAATAATGATTTGTTCTCAAGTATGATTGTTGGTGATGAAGAAATAAATATGGTTTTGAATTCCATCACTGGCTGCCAGAGTTACAATGAAATTCCCTTGCAAAGCACACAGAAACTGTATTCAGTCGGTCGTATCCTTTATGTTTCTGTGAAGGCATCTGTTGCTTCCTGCAGtagaatttttcaatatttcttCTCCTGCTTGATGGAGAGCATGGGGCTTCCAGTTGTGAATGGATCTGGGACTTGCTCTTTTAATGATGACTGCATGATCTCCAAAAGACCTGATCACGGATCTCTTTATCTCTGTGTTGAACTTCTTGGAGCATGCAGGGATTTGGCCATCAGTTCCGGTGATCTTGCATCACAATGTGTTTCTGCAAATGAGACATGGTGCTGCTTGCTTCAGAGATTTTCTACCTCTTTAAGCAAGATTTTCAGTTCAACCCTGGCAACAACTACAGACAAGCCTGCTCATGACGCGGATGTGTATCTTGGAG TGAAGGGTTTGCAAATTCTAGCTACATTCCCTGGAGGCTATTTACTAGTATCAAAATCTACTTGTGAAAGTATTTTGATGACCTTTGTATCTATTATCACTGTTGATTTCAACAAGACATTGTTGTGGAAACTGTCGGTGAAGGCACTGGTTCAGATTGGCTTGTTTATTCATGGTAGTAACGAGTCTGAGAAGTCAATGAGCTATATGGATATTGTTGTTCAGAAGATTGTTTCAATGATATCATCTGATAATCATGATATACCATTTCAACTCCAACTGGAAGCCATCTCTGACATTGGCACAAGTGGGCTTCAATATATGCTGAAAATTGTTACTGGATTGCAAGAAGTTATATGTGCCAATCTAGCTGAGGTTTAT GTTCAAGGAAATGTGAAATCAGCAAAGGTCATAATTCATCTTTTGGAATGTTATTCAAATGAGTTGCTTCCATG GATTCAGAAATATGAAGTTTTCGAGGAAGTCTTGCTCCAATTTGTTGTCTGCATATGGAACCAAATAGAAAATTGCATGGCCTTTCCTGATGGAATCTTTGAAAAA GAGCTTCTTGATGCTACAATGAAAGTGATGAAGCTTGTTGTTGCTTCTTGTTCAGTGGAAAGCCAGAACATAATAATTGATAAAGCTTATGCTGTACTCTCATCGAGCACTTTCTTATCAATGAAGGATTCCTTGTCCTCTCTTCAAGCTCAACTAGAAGAGTTAGAAGATACTCAAGAAACGGACAAATTTTCCAGTAGAGATGAGTggattcattctttatttacaTCAGTAATTATAGCACTTCGTCCTCAAACACGCATTCCGAATATAAGAACAGTACTGCATTTTCTCATGATTGTGTTCCTTAAGGGCTATGTTACGGCTGCTCAGGCGTTAGGTTCTCTAGTTAACAAATTGGATCTAAAGACTAGTGGAACAGAGCATTCAGGTGGTTGTACCTTTGAAGAAGCAATGGATATAATCTTCG ACAGTGGTTTGCTTAAAATTCGTTCCATTGATGGGTTGGCATGGATTGGGAAAGGTTTGCTTATGCGTGGACATGAAAAGGTTAAAGACATAACTATAGTTTTTTTAGAGTGCCTGCAATCAAATGGCAGAATGGGTGCCTTGCCATTGGAAGAAAATAATTGCAACTGGGATATGCGCCTGTCTGCAATGAAATGTGCAGCAGATGCATTTCAGGTTCTTATGAGTGATTCTGAGCCTTGCTTAAACCGCAAATTTCATGCAATAATACGACCACTTTATAAGCAACGATTTTTCTCCACCATAATGCCCATCCTGCAGTCTTTGATAATTCAGTCTGACTCATTACTCTCAAG ATCTATGCTGTATCGGGCTTTTGCAAATGTTGTAATTGGCACCCCATTGATTGTTATCTTGAATGATGCAAAAAAG TTAATTCCAATGGTGCTGGATAGCTTAAAGTTGTTGAGCAAGGATGTTTTGGATAAAGATATAATGTACAGCCTTCTGCTAGTCCTGTCAGGCATTTTGACAGATAAAAATG GACAAGAAGGCGTAATAGAGAATGCTCATATTATCATCAATTACCTCATTGGGTGTGTCACCTACCCTCATACGATG CTTGTCCGAGAGACAACAATTCAATGTCTTGTTGCCATGTCAGAGTTGCCTCACACAAGGATTTACCCCATGCGAATCCAG GTGTTGCAAGCTGTATCAAAAGCTCTTGATGATCCAAAGAGGGCTGTTCGTCAAGAAGCTGTTAGATGTCGGCAAGCGTGGTCAGTGATTTAG